Genomic DNA from Lactuca sativa cultivar Salinas chromosome 8, Lsat_Salinas_v11, whole genome shotgun sequence:
ATACCATGTTTCTGTGCAATCCAATTATTGGCAACATTGATCAAGAATGAAATCAAGAAATGCTAATTGGAAGCcattgaaaggtttaaggaacaTAATCGAATGAAGGTTAACAAAATCCAGATCTACATGGAAACATATAACTGCAATCTATCGATTTGATGTCTTGATTTAGAAGAAGATATTAATTGTGTTAGGAGAGTCATACCCGAACGACATGAGTGATGTCACCAAGAGGAGTACGTGGATACCAAGAAGGTAACACGCTCTGAGATCCCGGACGTCTTCCTCTACCTCGTCGGACAGTGCTACCTGATGGCGGAGTGTTCTGATTCCGGCTACCACGTCGATAGACCGTCCCCGGTGTTCCGAAAAGACCCCTCCCAGCACCACCTCCTCTAGCGGCGGCACCAGTAATGGTTCGAGTAGAAGGGGCCCCTTCCATCGGTTGACCTGAAGTCCCACCAGTCAACGGCGTCGCACCCCACCTGAAAGGAGTCCGGCTAAAACCCCTCTCATTATCACCATCGTCCGGAAGAATCCCTAAGCTATCGACCGAACCCCGACGAATACGGTATATATCTGCAACTCCGTTGTTTGGCCTCGCTAATCGGTCTCTTGCTTCCggcatttttaatattttaatctgCATAACAAAATCGATTATAGATCAACTAACTATTCACGAGAATCTACGACAGAAATCGGATATAAAATCACATTCATCGAAGTAAGATCTATTCACAATTTGAAACCAATTACTACTTTCACTATTCAGATGTTTCGCCGGAAATGGAATACTATGGAAACCTAAGTGGATTTAGACGAAAAGATTCCATTTCTCATTGACCTAGATGATAAATTGTTGAGTTGAAAATGAATAATGTTTACCTGATAACTGGTGTGTTATGGGTAAGAAATGTTGAAGGTGCTCAGATGAAACAACAATGGAGGCGACCCTCTACTTTTGAAGACGCCGTTGATGAACTGAAAGAGAAAGAGAGCTTTGGAAGAGGCGAAAATGGcgaattttgaaatgaaaatcgGGCGGTTTATATAACCCAAAAGCAATTTCCATTTCGAAAGGCGAAAattatttttgaataatttttaaTTGTCGAGCACGAGACTGAAATTTCAGTGTaagttttcaaaattcaaatgtGTTTTCAATTGGCGGGGTGAATTTGCTCTTGTTAAGTTACTAAAATGCCCTTGGTGGTGGAAGACTGGAAGTTGTGTTTGTTCGTTTGTAGGAGGGTTGGAAGCGTAAAAATGTCAAAGCGACATGTCATATTAGATAATTTGAACATCAGTAAATAAGTCAAAGCaaacaattaacaaataataatcaCCATTTTTATTAGTTTGGCTAAATTACGGTTTCCTCCCCATAGTTTGTTGAACGTTAGAGACGACGttccaataaaataaattttaaaagtatatgtaactaaaatcaagttttataatattatgttaaataatttttaaaagtatTTCTTACAAAGATCAAGTTTTATTATATTGGGTTAATGATTTTATAATGATAATGCATTTGTTGGTATACACATTTAATCACTGAAATTAATTTCTAGGATACCATCAAATTAGGAGtagaaaaaactaaaataaatagGGTTTTTTTGGCTTCATAGCCCAACTTTAGCTTGTATTAGTTTGTAATGTTTTTTAAATGCTCCAAATTGTCTTCAATCTTCTCTTTGATTTCAGTTTGCTTTCGGCTGGTCTTCAATGCAATCTATTtacctaataaaagagtagcaTATTTGTCACGTGTCAATCAATTAGAGTTTCACATTAATtatttgccacttgtcattctaaGGTTTTTCctcattaattaaattt
This window encodes:
- the LOC111884033 gene encoding protein POLYCHOME, encoding MPEARDRLARPNNGVADIYRIRRGSVDSLGILPDDGDNERGFSRTPFRWGATPLTGGTSGQPMEGAPSTRTITGAAARGGGAGRGLFGTPGTVYRRGSRNQNTPPSGSTVRRGRGRRPGSQSVLPSWYPRTPLGDITHVVRAIERRRAHLVDGGGQVLGSPNPVRIDHQPAVHDPSPFGAHLEHELSLVTPNPKLATKTFRPPPLKIFTDVTNQDGGDSEFLTPQKKLLNSIDIVEKVVMEELHRLKRTPTAKKVEREKRVRTLMSMR